The uncultured Desulfobulbus sp. genome window below encodes:
- a CDS encoding cation diffusion facilitator family transporter, with protein sequence MDEPAHEKCGEQRRRQSMLAVQVGLVANIILAVLKATVGVLGNSPALLADGINSTSDVAYGIVVSIFVRLSAKPADREHPYGHDQLESVAAVVVGAFVITTAIAIFWNSVDGVYELLTTTEPSSGASLTALGIALFAIVLKSGLSLWTYAQSRKTQNAAVLALAQDHRNDIFASLAAAVGILFGRWGFPWVDPLAGAVVSMIILHTGVEILRSATDDLMDTLPGRELATEIETALGGVYGVEAIEEVHAHRFGPYLMINLIIGVDGAISVAAGDKIATEVEQTLLEQIEFLRRVYVHYHPVGWEHEDS encoded by the coding sequence ATGGACGAACCGGCCCACGAAAAATGCGGCGAACAGCGAAGGCGACAGAGCATGCTGGCGGTCCAGGTTGGCCTTGTCGCCAACATTATCCTCGCTGTTTTAAAGGCCACAGTAGGCGTTTTGGGAAACAGCCCCGCCCTGCTGGCCGATGGCATTAATTCAACTTCGGATGTGGCCTACGGTATTGTGGTCAGTATCTTTGTACGGCTTTCGGCAAAACCTGCTGATCGCGAACATCCCTATGGCCATGATCAGTTAGAAAGTGTCGCTGCTGTTGTGGTCGGCGCCTTTGTCATCACCACGGCCATCGCTATTTTCTGGAACTCGGTGGACGGGGTTTATGAGCTGCTGACCACCACCGAGCCGTCTTCAGGCGCCAGTCTCACTGCTCTGGGGATCGCTCTTTTTGCCATTGTCCTCAAAAGTGGCCTCAGCCTCTGGACCTACGCCCAAAGCCGCAAGACCCAGAATGCAGCGGTATTGGCCCTGGCACAGGATCATCGCAATGATATTTTTGCTTCCTTGGCTGCCGCAGTGGGCATTCTCTTTGGACGCTGGGGCTTTCCCTGGGTTGACCCCCTGGCTGGGGCAGTGGTCTCGATGATCATTCTCCACACGGGGGTGGAAATTCTTCGCTCTGCGACAGATGACCTCATGGACACGCTCCCTGGTCGAGAACTGGCGACAGAAATAGAGACAGCGCTGGGGGGGGTCTATGGCGTGGAGGCTATTGAAGAGGTGCACGCCCACCGGTTTGGGCCGTACCTGATGATCAATCTAATAATTGGCGTGGATGGCGCCATAAGTGTGGCGGCCGGGGACAAGATTGCCACGGAGGTGGAGCAGACCTTATTGGAACAAATTGAATTTCTTCGGCGGGTGTATGTGCATTACCACCCTGTAGGATGGGAGCATGAAGACAGTTAG
- a CDS encoding diguanylate cyclase yields MKEKPDQIQQRSPQQTSKSQTIMVVDDSSTIRAIIQQELEAYGYAVITFSDGMEALAALRWLQEPPALITLDIDMPRMNGFICCEQIRAWEKEGFIGEAGKPIPVLFVSANDTFENRSRGFHLGSLEFISKPFTPGDILAAVNKVLHPQTTYSEMTALVVDDNAGLRRMVGACLERIGIQVIEAENGRQAFELMKENLVQTDICIVDYDMPVMRGDEFIHLTRQFPEAEHLPMLSLSGANDPQAVLRMFRAGASDYLVKPFIAEELLARVQVHLQLRRHMKNLEEDNRNLYDKAVNDALTGLRNKRFFQEAFEEVYARALRSRSDISCLFFDLDHFKKVNDTCGHAFGDYVLQTIGKLVKASFRIGDLAARFGGEEFVVVLPNTGLEQALEYAELLRSKVEAYPFHDQGRQWPVTISIGVSSYRSDQPTSADILLQLADQALYLAKNGGRNRVENHTM; encoded by the coding sequence ATGAAAGAAAAACCCGACCAAATACAACAGCGTAGTCCACAACAGACATCCAAGTCCCAGACTATCATGGTGGTGGATGACAGTTCAACTATTCGTGCGATCATTCAACAGGAGCTGGAAGCGTATGGCTACGCTGTCATTACTTTCAGCGATGGCATGGAAGCGCTGGCCGCCTTACGCTGGCTGCAAGAACCACCCGCGTTGATCACCCTGGATATCGATATGCCCCGCATGAACGGCTTTATCTGCTGCGAACAGATTCGTGCCTGGGAGAAAGAAGGCTTCATTGGGGAAGCTGGTAAGCCCATCCCTGTGCTCTTTGTTAGTGCCAACGATACCTTTGAAAATCGAAGTCGAGGGTTTCATCTGGGGAGTCTCGAGTTTATCTCCAAGCCTTTTACCCCGGGCGATATTCTGGCCGCGGTCAATAAGGTCCTGCATCCGCAGACAACCTACTCAGAAATGACGGCCTTGGTGGTGGATGATAATGCCGGGCTGCGGCGTATGGTTGGCGCCTGTCTGGAGCGTATCGGTATTCAGGTCATCGAGGCGGAAAATGGTCGCCAGGCATTTGAACTGATGAAAGAAAACCTGGTACAGACCGATATTTGCATTGTTGATTATGATATGCCGGTGATGCGGGGCGATGAGTTCATCCACCTGACTCGCCAATTTCCAGAGGCTGAGCACCTGCCCATGCTCTCTCTCTCCGGAGCAAATGATCCCCAGGCTGTGCTGCGTATGTTTCGTGCCGGCGCCAGTGATTACCTGGTCAAACCTTTTATCGCCGAAGAGCTTCTGGCCCGGGTTCAGGTACATCTCCAGCTGCGACGACACATGAAAAACCTGGAAGAGGATAATCGGAACCTCTATGATAAGGCGGTCAACGATGCATTGACCGGGCTTCGAAACAAACGGTTTTTCCAGGAAGCCTTTGAAGAAGTCTATGCCCGTGCTCTGCGAAGTCGTTCTGATATCAGCTGTCTCTTTTTTGATCTGGATCACTTCAAAAAAGTCAATGACACCTGCGGCCACGCCTTTGGCGATTATGTCCTGCAGACCATCGGAAAACTGGTGAAGGCATCATTTCGAATTGGCGATCTGGCCGCCCGTTTTGGCGGTGAGGAGTTTGTGGTAGTGCTGCCGAATACCGGGCTTGAGCAGGCGCTGGAATATGCTGAACTGTTGCGTTCAAAGGTTGAAGCCTATCCGTTTCATGATCAGGGCAGGCAGTGGCCGGTTACGATTAGCATCGGTGTTTCTTCCTATCGTTCCGACCAACCCACATCAGCAGATATATTGTTGCAACTTGCCGATCAAGCGCTGTATCTGGCCAAAAATGGGGGACGTAACCGGGTGGAAAATCATACCATGTGA
- a CDS encoding aldo/keto reductase, whose product MHVLSLNSGDQIPALGLGTWKSSPGTVAAAVKEAIECGYRHIDCAPIYGNEPEVGQALGEIVQAGTIKREELWITSKLWNNAHAPELVEPALRQTLTDLQLDYLNLFLIHWPVAFAPGVLFAQKPEEFIPLADLPILDTWRALESCVDKGLVRNIGVCNFSQDKLIALCDQARVQPAMNQIELHPYLQQQTMLDLCNKRGILLTGYSPLGSGDRPKTLKKQEEPTLLDNPTITQIAKQQAITPAQVLLAWGLTRGTVVIPKSTNPARIRENLAAAEIRLAPESMEAITSLDLGFRYVDGAFFCGKGSPYSLDFLWGNK is encoded by the coding sequence ATGCACGTCTTGAGCCTCAACAGTGGTGATCAAATCCCTGCCCTCGGCCTGGGCACCTGGAAATCGTCTCCCGGAACAGTGGCAGCAGCGGTGAAAGAAGCCATTGAATGCGGATACAGACACATTGACTGTGCGCCCATTTATGGCAATGAGCCCGAAGTCGGCCAGGCTCTGGGAGAGATCGTCCAGGCCGGAACAATCAAACGAGAAGAACTTTGGATCACTTCCAAACTCTGGAACAACGCTCACGCTCCGGAACTGGTTGAACCGGCACTGCGCCAAACGCTTACGGACTTACAACTCGACTACCTGAATCTCTTTCTGATCCACTGGCCCGTTGCCTTTGCCCCGGGGGTTCTTTTTGCACAAAAACCAGAGGAATTCATTCCCTTAGCCGATCTCCCCATTCTTGACACATGGAGGGCTCTTGAGAGCTGTGTCGACAAAGGGTTGGTACGCAATATTGGCGTATGTAACTTCTCGCAGGACAAACTCATCGCTCTCTGCGACCAAGCCAGAGTGCAACCAGCGATGAACCAGATCGAACTTCATCCCTACCTCCAGCAGCAAACGATGCTCGACCTCTGCAACAAACGGGGTATTCTCCTGACGGGCTATTCGCCACTGGGCTCAGGTGATCGTCCCAAAACTCTCAAAAAACAAGAGGAACCAACCCTACTCGACAACCCGACTATCACCCAGATTGCAAAACAACAGGCCATCACTCCGGCGCAGGTTTTACTGGCTTGGGGGCTCACCCGTGGAACCGTGGTCATTCCCAAATCTACCAATCCTGCGCGCATTCGCGAAAATCTTGCTGCCGCAGAAATCAGACTTGCTCCAGAGTCCATGGAGGCAATCACCAGCCTCGACCTTGGTTTTCGCTATGTGGATGGTGCTTTTTTCTGTGGTAAGGGGTCTCCCTACAGCCTCGATTTTCTCTGGGGGAACAAGTAA
- a CDS encoding ATP-binding cassette domain-containing protein, whose amino-acid sequence MLLLNNLQAQGLNIGQFSAAGGELWCILGGNDSGLAALIDLLSGELDYTGELVLPRSLGLLSFKQQQSIFEAELKKDDTDFLDRLDPGTPARDFLVDTERYQQQIELFQLHKVLELGYRQLSSGQARKLCILQQITAGAKFLLLENPYEGLDIESCRELDTILASLCRQELGILVLLNNSADIPQGTTHLGLLAQGRLVLQGREEEMGTEIRATFARQPPLFQVLIDDLREGIKGKTRATGNNLITLTNGFAHYDGREVFSGLNLVIDRDDHTLITGPNGCGKSTLLQMITGDHPLCYVNQLSLFGKKRGSGESIWELKQQMGIVSADLHRNHRVAGSALAIVLSGLFDTIGLYDRPGEIEQQRGKRWLQRLGLSEVAAKPFRQLSYGKQRLILLARALIKGPELLILDEPTQGLDESNRLALLDFLEKIAAENLATIVYVSHRQDEFRPFFSQQIRFHQEMEDQ is encoded by the coding sequence ATGCTCTTACTCAACAACCTTCAGGCGCAGGGCCTTAACATTGGTCAGTTCAGCGCAGCTGGTGGTGAACTTTGGTGTATACTTGGCGGCAATGACTCCGGGCTTGCCGCCCTGATTGACCTGCTTAGTGGTGAACTGGACTACACAGGTGAGCTTGTTCTGCCGAGGTCTCTGGGGCTCCTTTCGTTTAAGCAGCAACAATCGATCTTTGAGGCTGAACTGAAAAAAGACGACACTGATTTTCTCGATCGTCTCGATCCCGGCACCCCTGCCCGGGATTTTCTTGTCGATACGGAACGTTATCAGCAACAAATAGAGCTCTTTCAACTGCACAAGGTACTTGAGCTTGGTTATCGCCAGCTGAGCTCCGGCCAGGCACGAAAACTCTGTATTCTGCAACAGATCACGGCGGGCGCCAAGTTTCTTCTTTTAGAAAATCCTTACGAGGGACTTGATATCGAGAGTTGCCGTGAACTCGATACCATCCTGGCCAGCCTGTGCAGGCAAGAACTGGGAATCTTGGTTCTGTTGAATAACTCGGCAGATATTCCCCAAGGGACGACCCATCTGGGCCTGCTGGCGCAAGGCCGACTCGTGCTCCAAGGGCGGGAAGAAGAGATGGGAACGGAAATTCGGGCCACCTTTGCCCGGCAGCCCCCTTTGTTTCAGGTCCTGATCGACGACCTCAGAGAGGGAATCAAGGGCAAGACTCGAGCAACCGGGAACAATCTCATCACGCTCACCAATGGCTTTGCCCACTACGATGGACGAGAGGTCTTTAGCGGCCTCAATCTGGTGATAGACCGCGATGATCACACCCTGATCACCGGCCCCAACGGCTGTGGCAAATCGACTCTTCTCCAGATGATCACCGGTGATCATCCGCTCTGCTATGTCAACCAACTCTCCCTTTTTGGAAAAAAACGAGGTAGTGGCGAATCCATTTGGGAACTGAAACAACAAATGGGCATTGTCAGTGCGGATCTGCACCGCAATCATCGGGTGGCCGGCAGTGCCCTTGCCATTGTGCTCTCCGGCCTTTTTGACACCATCGGCCTCTATGATCGACCTGGCGAAATTGAGCAGCAACGGGGCAAACGCTGGCTCCAACGTCTGGGGCTCTCTGAGGTTGCGGCCAAGCCCTTTCGCCAATTGAGTTACGGCAAACAACGACTTATTCTCCTGGCACGGGCCCTGATCAAGGGACCGGAGTTGCTCATTCTTGATGAGCCCACCCAAGGGCTTGATGAGAGCAATCGCCTGGCTTTACTTGATTTTCTTGAAAAAATTGCGGCCGAAAATCTGGCGACCATTGTCTACGTCAGTCATCGACAAGATGAATTTCGTCCTTTTTTCTCGCAGCAGATTCGTTTTCACCAGGAAATGGAAGATCAATAA
- a CDS encoding BMP family ABC transporter substrate-binding protein, whose translation MRLLTLVILLLSSLSLHPAQAAEKPLKVGFVYVSPIGDAGWSMAHDVARQEIEKMDGVTTSFVENVAEGPNSERVIKNMARKHYDLIFATSFGYMDSMLKVAKQFPKTTFMHCAGFKTAPNMGNYFGRIYQPRYLSGMVAASMTKSKVLGYVAAYPIPEVIRGINAFTLGAQAVDPEVSVRVVWTKTWYNPTQEKEAAESLLDVGADVIAQHQDSPGPQEAAQEKGVYSIGYNTDMQHFAPKSHLTAPVWNWTPYYTQIIKEVQSGTWKARADWPGLAEKVVDLAPFGPMVPQEVRDRVMTAKEEIINGTRKVFSGPITDQQGRLRYTAGAVAPDTDLLGMNWFVQGVVGTTE comes from the coding sequence ATGCGTTTATTGACCCTTGTGATCCTTTTGTTGTCCAGTCTGAGCCTGCACCCGGCACAGGCGGCGGAAAAACCTCTCAAGGTCGGTTTTGTCTATGTCTCCCCCATTGGCGATGCGGGCTGGTCCATGGCCCATGATGTCGCCCGACAGGAAATCGAGAAAATGGATGGTGTCACCACCTCCTTTGTCGAGAATGTTGCCGAGGGGCCAAATTCCGAGCGTGTCATAAAAAACATGGCGCGTAAACACTACGACCTGATCTTTGCCACCAGTTTTGGCTACATGGACTCCATGCTCAAGGTGGCCAAGCAGTTTCCCAAAACCACCTTCATGCACTGTGCGGGGTTTAAAACCGCTCCCAACATGGGCAACTATTTTGGGCGCATCTACCAGCCCCGCTACCTTTCAGGCATGGTCGCCGCATCGATGACCAAGTCCAAGGTTCTGGGGTATGTGGCAGCCTATCCCATCCCCGAGGTTATTCGTGGCATCAACGCCTTCACCCTGGGGGCACAGGCGGTTGATCCGGAGGTCAGTGTACGCGTTGTCTGGACCAAAACCTGGTACAACCCGACCCAGGAAAAAGAGGCAGCAGAGTCGCTTTTGGACGTGGGGGCCGACGTCATCGCCCAGCACCAGGATTCCCCTGGCCCACAGGAAGCTGCCCAGGAAAAAGGTGTCTATTCCATCGGCTATAACACCGACATGCAGCATTTCGCCCCCAAATCGCACCTGACCGCCCCCGTCTGGAACTGGACACCCTATTACACCCAAATCATTAAAGAGGTGCAGTCCGGTACCTGGAAGGCACGGGCTGACTGGCCAGGCCTGGCCGAAAAGGTTGTGGATCTCGCTCCCTTTGGTCCTATGGTTCCCCAGGAAGTTCGCGACCGGGTCATGACAGCGAAAGAGGAGATTATCAACGGTACTCGCAAAGTCTTCAGTGGACCGATTACAGATCAGCAGGGCAGGCTGCGCTATACAGCAGGTGCAGTGGCTCCGGATACAGACCTCCTGGGCATGAACTGGTTTGTCCAGGGTGTGGTTGGGACCACTGAGTAA
- a CDS encoding ABC transporter permease has translation MVPQFRISKRTAPLGHLGLCIVPLAVALSLFVSLSLLALSGVSPLAGFNSLVQGAFGSSWAWEDSLVKAIPLFLCSQGVAIAFRLQIWNIGAEGQFALGAIGATWVALSLPAQPSWILLPLMVLMAALAGGVWGLIPAVLRQWLGTNEIIVTLMMNYVAILLLEYLVYGIWRDPSGFPMTAEFVPAALVGKIGDTSIHWGLAHCLVLGLLCWLFLRFSHWGYELRVCGENVQAARYAGLPYNTLVALVMVLGGALSGWAGFLETSASLGRLQPSIMVGYGYTAIVVAWLARLNPLKIAVASFFLAALRVGCENLQLDLQVPAAFGSIIEGLILLTVLAGGFFQNYRITRERQS, from the coding sequence ATGGTACCGCAGTTTCGCATCAGCAAACGTACCGCCCCCCTTGGCCACCTGGGGCTCTGTATCGTGCCTCTGGCCGTAGCCTTGTCGCTGTTTGTGAGTTTGAGCTTACTGGCGCTCTCCGGTGTCTCACCGCTTGCAGGGTTCAACAGCCTGGTACAGGGGGCTTTTGGTTCTTCCTGGGCCTGGGAGGACAGCCTGGTTAAGGCTATACCTCTTTTTCTTTGCAGCCAGGGTGTGGCCATTGCCTTTCGCCTCCAGATCTGGAACATCGGCGCAGAGGGCCAGTTTGCCCTGGGAGCGATCGGGGCCACCTGGGTGGCTCTGTCACTGCCAGCGCAGCCATCCTGGATTCTTCTGCCCCTGATGGTCCTCATGGCAGCTCTCGCCGGTGGAGTCTGGGGCCTTATTCCAGCTGTCCTCCGCCAATGGCTGGGGACCAACGAAATCATCGTCACCCTGATGATGAATTATGTGGCGATCCTGCTGCTGGAATATCTGGTCTACGGGATCTGGCGCGATCCATCGGGCTTCCCCATGACCGCGGAGTTTGTTCCGGCTGCCCTGGTGGGCAAGATCGGCGACACCAGTATCCACTGGGGTCTGGCACACTGCCTGGTTCTGGGACTGCTCTGCTGGCTCTTTCTCCGGTTCAGCCACTGGGGCTATGAACTGCGCGTCTGTGGAGAGAACGTACAGGCGGCCCGTTATGCTGGCCTCCCCTACAATACCCTGGTCGCTCTGGTGATGGTCCTGGGGGGCGCGCTTTCCGGCTGGGCTGGTTTTCTGGAAACTTCGGCTTCACTGGGCCGCCTCCAGCCCTCGATCATGGTGGGGTATGGGTATACGGCCATCGTCGTTGCCTGGCTTGCCCGGCTCAATCCGCTGAAGATCGCGGTGGCCTCCTTTTTTCTAGCCGCTTTGCGGGTTGGCTGTGAAAACCTGCAACTGGACCTGCAGGTCCCGGCGGCCTTTGGCTCTATCATCGAAGGCTTGATTCTGCTCACGGTCCTGGCAGGCGGTTTTTTTCAGAACTACCGTATCACGAGGGAGCGGCAATCATGA
- a CDS encoding ABC transporter permease translates to MNIELITALLAAAVVSGTPLIYATLGALINEKSGVLNLGVEGIMLLGCLGGFITAKLSGSPALGFLVGGLVGSLASAVHALVCLVFQGNQVVSGLALTILGSGLADYLGAGLVGQAAPGFHDLPLPGLIDIPVLGPIFFSHDPLVYLSYCLPFVLWLLFNRSRFGLNLRAVGESPEAAIAAGLSGQRYRWLGITGGGFFMGLGGAYLSLAYTHLWTNNLTAGRGWIAVALVIFGCWRPGRAVLGAYLFGAIMALQLRLQASGTTVPSSLLLMLPYILTVAVLVLSSRGRLKPPAALGTNIEPHT, encoded by the coding sequence ATGAACATTGAGTTGATAACCGCTCTTTTGGCAGCTGCCGTGGTCTCCGGCACACCGCTGATCTACGCCACCCTCGGCGCATTGATCAACGAAAAATCGGGTGTGCTGAATCTGGGCGTCGAAGGCATTATGCTTTTAGGCTGCCTGGGCGGTTTTATCACCGCCAAACTCAGCGGCAGCCCGGCCCTGGGTTTCCTGGTTGGAGGGCTCGTCGGTTCACTGGCCTCTGCTGTCCACGCGCTGGTTTGCCTGGTCTTTCAGGGCAATCAGGTGGTCTCCGGCCTGGCGCTGACGATTCTTGGCAGCGGACTTGCCGATTACCTGGGAGCTGGCCTGGTCGGTCAAGCCGCACCGGGATTTCACGATCTTCCGCTGCCCGGACTTATCGACATTCCTGTTCTGGGCCCGATCTTTTTCAGCCATGATCCGCTGGTCTACCTGAGTTATTGCCTCCCTTTTGTCCTCTGGCTCCTCTTCAACCGCAGCCGATTTGGCCTGAACCTGCGGGCGGTGGGAGAATCCCCGGAGGCTGCGATCGCAGCAGGCCTCAGTGGGCAGCGTTACCGCTGGCTGGGCATTACCGGCGGTGGTTTTTTCATGGGCCTGGGCGGGGCCTATCTCTCCCTGGCCTACACCCACCTCTGGACCAACAACCTCACCGCTGGCCGCGGCTGGATCGCCGTCGCTCTGGTTATTTTTGGTTGCTGGCGACCGGGACGGGCCGTCTTGGGCGCCTATCTCTTTGGCGCCATTATGGCGCTGCAGCTGCGCCTGCAGGCCTCGGGAACCACCGTTCCTTCGTCTCTGTTGCTGATGCTGCCCTATATCCTGACCGTGGCGGTCCTGGTACTTTCATCCCGTGGACGGCTCAAACCACCCGCAGCCCTGGGAACCAACATCGAACCTCACACCTGA
- the gpt gene encoding xanthine phosphoribosyltransferase, with amino-acid sequence MANQANYKKTYPISWEQLHRDAKALSWRLLGKEYFKGIIAITRGGLVPAAIVARELDIHLIDTVCVSSYDWKEKKGDADILKGFTGDGEGYLLIDDLVDTGRTAKIVREMIPKAHFATIYAKPAGRELVDTFITEVSQDTWILFPWDAESQFVQPLIKGE; translated from the coding sequence ATGGCCAATCAAGCCAACTACAAAAAGACCTACCCCATCTCCTGGGAACAACTGCACCGTGATGCCAAGGCCCTGTCCTGGCGTCTGTTGGGTAAAGAATACTTCAAAGGAATCATCGCCATCACCCGTGGCGGCCTGGTCCCAGCGGCCATCGTTGCCCGGGAGCTGGATATTCATCTCATCGATACGGTCTGTGTCTCCAGCTACGACTGGAAGGAGAAAAAAGGGGATGCCGATATCCTCAAAGGTTTTACAGGTGACGGTGAGGGCTATCTACTCATCGATGATCTGGTGGATACCGGAAGAACGGCAAAGATCGTCCGCGAGATGATCCCCAAAGCCCATTTTGCCACCATCTACGCAAAACCTGCAGGCCGGGAGCTGGTTGACACATTTATCACCGAAGTCAGCCAGGACACCTGGATTCTCTTTCCCTGGGACGCAGAATCACAGTTTGTCCAGCCACTGATCAAAGGAGAATAA
- a CDS encoding ABC transporter ATP-binding protein: MQSRKHAIIELKGISKSFGPVQANRDISLTINQGEVLALLGENGAGKSTLMSILAGQLHPDSGQILVHGLPTRFGSTEAAIQAGIGMVYQHFKLVEAMTVSENILLGQPSGFWIRHKAREDQVARLIEQYGMSVQPHTQVSELSMGEKQQVEILRLLHRQSDILIFDEPTAVLTPVEAKGLFAAMQRMRAMGKALVFISHKLEEVLEVADSIAILKQGKITDQMAAAEVPSPAELARRMVGRPVLLQVQREPVEPRQTVLKLEHLSGNGLRDVSFELRQGEVFGLVGVAGNGQKPLVETICGLRPPQSGSINLLGQHWKEYFRHSKPERVLSYIPEDRQGLATCPSLDLLDNFLLTTRAHFRQGPWLARKQARAKAHELIKSFDVRPPILEARAGQLSGGNLQKLVLAREFFRKPRLIVAEQPTQGLDIAAAEDVWQLLMQAREQAGILLVTGDLGEALALSDRIGVMFAGTLVGIIDPKDEQGVRSIAQLMAGLKDSAAENTTVEERL, from the coding sequence GTGCAGTCCCGCAAACACGCCATCATTGAGCTGAAGGGGATCAGTAAATCCTTTGGCCCCGTTCAGGCCAACCGGGACATCAGCCTCACCATCAACCAGGGCGAGGTCCTGGCCCTGCTGGGGGAAAACGGTGCCGGTAAATCGACCTTGATGTCCATTCTGGCGGGCCAACTCCACCCGGACAGCGGCCAGATTCTGGTCCATGGCCTGCCCACCCGGTTCGGCTCGACCGAAGCGGCGATCCAGGCAGGTATCGGCATGGTCTATCAGCACTTCAAGCTGGTCGAGGCCATGACCGTAAGCGAAAACATCCTGCTGGGCCAGCCCTCCGGGTTCTGGATCAGACACAAGGCGAGGGAAGATCAGGTAGCCAGACTCATCGAGCAGTACGGGATGAGCGTCCAACCGCATACGCAGGTCAGCGAGCTCTCCATGGGGGAAAAGCAGCAGGTCGAGATCCTGCGCCTTTTGCATCGTCAGAGCGATATTCTCATCTTTGATGAGCCCACGGCGGTCCTGACCCCGGTTGAGGCCAAAGGGCTCTTTGCCGCCATGCAACGTATGCGGGCAATGGGCAAGGCCCTGGTCTTTATCAGTCATAAACTGGAAGAGGTCCTGGAGGTTGCCGACTCGATCGCTATCCTCAAGCAGGGCAAAATAACGGACCAGATGGCGGCCGCAGAGGTGCCATCACCTGCTGAGCTGGCACGCCGCATGGTGGGGCGTCCGGTACTCTTGCAGGTGCAGCGAGAGCCGGTTGAGCCCAGGCAAACCGTACTCAAACTCGAGCACCTCTCAGGCAACGGACTGCGTGATGTGAGTTTTGAACTCCGCCAGGGCGAAGTCTTTGGCCTGGTCGGGGTGGCGGGAAACGGCCAGAAACCACTAGTGGAAACAATCTGCGGATTACGTCCGCCCCAATCCGGTTCCATCAATCTTCTCGGACAACACTGGAAAGAGTACTTTCGCCACAGCAAACCGGAGCGGGTACTCAGCTATATTCCCGAAGACCGGCAAGGCTTGGCTACCTGCCCGTCCCTTGATCTGCTCGATAATTTTTTACTCACCACCCGCGCTCACTTTCGACAGGGTCCCTGGCTTGCTCGCAAACAGGCCAGAGCCAAGGCACATGAGTTGATCAAGAGTTTTGATGTCCGCCCGCCCATCCTCGAGGCCAGGGCGGGGCAACTCTCCGGTGGCAACTTGCAAAAACTGGTGCTCGCCCGGGAATTCTTCCGCAAACCGCGCCTGATTGTTGCCGAGCAACCCACCCAGGGGCTTGATATTGCTGCTGCTGAGGATGTCTGGCAGCTTCTGATGCAGGCACGGGAGCAGGCGGGAATTCTGCTGGTTACCGGTGATCTTGGAGAGGCATTGGCCCTCTCGGATAGAATCGGTGTCATGTTTGCTGGCACCCTAGTCGGCATTATAGATCCAAAGGATGAACAAGGTGTACGAAGTATTGCCCAACTGATGGCCGGTCTGAAAGACTCGGCTGCCGAAAACACTACCGTAGAGGAGCGATTATGA
- a CDS encoding gamma carbonic anhydrase family protein, translating into MILPYRDYQPQVGKGGWVAPNATLIGDAVLGEDVSLWFGVIVRGDVHRIRIGARTNIQDLCLLHITQHEEAERTDSDGHPTIIGAECTVGHRVILHGCTVGDCCLIGMGAILLDGVEIGRESIVGAGSVVTPGKKFPPRSLIMGTPAKVVREISDEQVKGFHDSWKRYVALKNEYHKAQLGDCF; encoded by the coding sequence ATGATACTGCCATACCGCGATTATCAACCACAGGTCGGCAAGGGAGGTTGGGTGGCCCCCAACGCCACGCTCATAGGCGATGCCGTCCTGGGAGAAGATGTTTCTCTCTGGTTCGGAGTTATCGTCCGGGGCGATGTCCATCGAATCCGTATCGGTGCCCGCACCAATATTCAGGATCTCTGCCTCTTGCACATCACCCAACATGAGGAAGCCGAACGCACCGACAGTGATGGCCATCCCACTATCATAGGCGCGGAATGTACCGTCGGCCACCGGGTTATCCTCCATGGCTGCACGGTTGGCGATTGCTGCCTGATCGGTATGGGGGCCATTCTGCTGGACGGTGTGGAAATAGGGCGTGAATCCATCGTGGGGGCGGGCTCCGTGGTCACACCCGGAAAAAAATTCCCCCCCCGCTCACTGATCATGGGCACACCGGCCAAGGTGGTTCGGGAAATCAGCGATGAACAGGTCAAGGGATTTCACGACTCGTGGAAACGCTACGTGGCCCTGAAAAACGAATACCACAAAGCGCAGCTCGGCGACTGTTTTTAA
- a CDS encoding isoamylase early set domain-containing protein: MLKKNYSKTGTVCRVTFKYENEEQAESAVLAGDFNDWSLDDAPMKKLKDGSFSTTLSLEAGQNYRFRYVLDGNIWVNESDADGYAPNEFGEANSVLTT; the protein is encoded by the coding sequence ATGCTGAAAAAAAACTATTCTAAAACCGGCACGGTTTGTCGCGTCACCTTTAAATACGAGAACGAAGAACAGGCAGAAAGCGCGGTGTTGGCCGGAGACTTCAATGACTGGTCACTTGATGACGCCCCCATGAAAAAGTTAAAAGACGGGAGCTTTTCAACCACGCTCTCTCTGGAAGCAGGGCAGAATTATCGGTTTCGTTATGTGCTCGACGGCAATATCTGGGTAAACGAAAGCGATGCCGATGGCTATGCGCCTAACGAGTTTGGCGAAGCTAACTCAGTCCTTACCACCTGA